aaaaaaatgttcatagtCTTTTAAGTTTGGAATATAAAGCACTACTTTAAcatcaaatcaaaatttaaaatattaaaatgattaaaagatTTTACAAAGAGACATGGAAGGCACTTTTTTCACCCCCTTCCctatattatatacaaataatagttttgtttttataCTAACAAATTAACAATTCCTACAAACTCCAAGGAAAGATGCACCCTCATACAATTGTTTAACTTTGCCTCCCATCCTCTCACCACAATCAATGTATTTTGGAACAGCCCTAACCATATCCAAGATACACACTGGAAGTGGCATAAACATGTTTTCAGttgttatttaaattatgttaatACCACACATGCTTCATATATAATTGGTTATATTTTGTCTATACATTTGTATTAAACACATTCCTTTGACAAGcatattaaaagtacatttattgtcatacaaatcaatttaaaacattttttaagagTTTTCCATGCTGTCAAAGGACAGCAGTTCATCACAATGTTACCATGGGCTATTATCTCATCTCAATAAAATAAACTTGTGGTCTTAATCTAAAAGTATATAATATCATTTCTactattgtttattatataatttacatCTTTAAAACTTACTAGTTGCACCAAAAATACTATTAATTTTTTTACTTGgctttatcttttaaaatttacttATCAACCCTTAAAACTGTGTTAAGTTCCCTTCTTTTCAAATGTAATTTAAGCTATAGAAAACAGAAGTTAAATCATGCTGGTCCTACTTAAATCAAGGATAAAGTTTCACTAAAAAAGAACAAAAGCTCAGTTTTGTTCGTAAGATGTAAACTGGGATCGGAGAATACGTAataaatttaattctaaatatcaACATAAGAGCTGCATCTAATAGAAATtgaccttatgcaaatgaatattaATGCATGTTAACCTATTTTGGGTTGAAAACAACTTAAAGGaaagtctgtaactgtttgatattTGAGATGGTATATTAGAATACAACAAATCAGTCCAAAATTtatcttttacttttttaatgtTCCAAACGCAATCAAAATCTtatacatgttcatgtatatGTGCACTTGCTTGTAGTCGATTTCTATCCAACGCAGCTCATATGCTAAAGGACATAAATTAACAGCCTAAAACATGTACACAACAGATGACatttaaagttgttaatgtcaGATACAAAATATGGTTTCACGATCCTGAAACTCAATTTTTTGTCATTCAATATCAAAACAACTCAAATAATAAGTAAAGAATATTAGCATACAGTACTAAAACCTGACACTGAAAACAAAGTAAGAAACTAAAAACAAGCACATGggaataaaataaatgttgacTCACCACCATAGGAGACATGCCCTGAATCAGAGAAAAATGGAAGATTTATACATAGCACATTTACCCATTAGTTACCATTCTCAATACATGAAGAAATATGATTTTACAAGATGATACTAATAATAACTTCACTGACTTATTAGTAATAATAACTGCTTGAAATTCTTCATTTCACAGATTTCCATTTTTATCAACCATTTTTCTCCACAATAAATGCTGAAGCCGAAATACTTTGTGCATTAAGTATCTTATTAAATATCAATAACTTTGTGTTGGTTTATACATCTCCTACTAATATTATATGATGCTAAATCCCAAGAAGACAGTATCATTGTTTTTTGTGTTAAAACAATTTCTTAACATGCTTATATATTAACAAGATGACCTTTCAAGATTATCAAGACacaaatcacattttttttctataactaCTATTTCTATGTTATACATGATTCAGTTTGATATGTATTGTAAAATGTTCTAGTTATATTTCAACAAGTAAATTAGTAAAAAGGCtataaactataataaaaaatttGTATTAATTAATTTTCAACTAACCTGAACCATTCCCCACTCATCAGGCTGTGATGACGCTGTGAAATGTACGATCACATTGGCATTATGCATTACGATTGTCTCCCCTCCTGGGAACTCGAGTCTTTTATGCCATGTATTATTTAACACTGCATTTCTGTACTCATTCTGAAAAAATGTAACAACTATTGTTATCAGATGATCGGTCATGTCAATGGTCGACAAAACTAactctttttttaaaatgcattggCTAGAGACATGACTGAAAATCTGaaaacaattttatataatatcaaCTCAATGTACTTAACTCATGCAACATCACAGTCGACAGAAGTGATAACTATGAATTGCTAGCGACAGCTGGATGCTGTCAGAAAACACAATAACATGAATGGTCTTTAAATGAAGATTAGGAACAGGTACTTTTGTTAATCAAGTTTTCAATGAAGTATCATGCAGATACAAAAGTtgggttttattcattacaatTAAGAAAACTTTTTTGTGTTACAATtaagaaaattttcaaaaaataaaagtacagaagATTATAAATCTGTCTATAACTAAATCTGTCTATAACTAAATTGTGCTCACTGTTGAAGACAATAAGGTAACTTATTGTTctttttgttgatagttgtcacCTTGAAGAacacatcttatttatatatttacctcAATCTGCTGGGCAAACTGTTCTTCATAAGGTACATATCTACTGTCTGATTCTCTCTTAAAGAACCAGGTACACCTGCGTACAGAGGATGGCATATCATCATCCCAATAAACAGATTTCTTTGTTCTCTGGAATATATTGACATCATATCTTCCCCCATCGGTTGGTATGTCTATTGTGTCATTACctacaaattcaaaagtaaaaatatcttctaaaacaaaagtaaaaatttaCTTAATCAAAACAGATCCACAAGTAAGAATCCAATATTTCAATTCTTCATTCTTTTACATGTAAAACTGaatttaagatattttataataagaaacaaaatacaatgaaatagtTCTTAGAACTAAGTTTCCACAAATAAAAAGCATATTTGCAAAgtacctataccaagtcaggaaattgaTTGTTAATAACCAACTGTTCTTCTGTTAATCATTTGAAGGTTCTTAAATCGTATTTTCATAGTTCTTCTCTACCTGTAATGGTTAAGTATAAAATGTCAAATGCGAGTTATATAAGGTCTGTAGAAAAATGCAACTGTGATATCTTACAAAATTCATCAGCTTGCTGCAGTTTTTagaagtaaaaatgtatatgCTAGCATTTTTGTTAGTCCTATAACATTGATATCTTACCAGAATTGTAAGCTTCTTCTAGTTTTATACTGTCCATCAGTGAAAAGGTAAACCAACATTCCTTCAGTTCCACTCTCTTACTGTAACACCAATGTGGAGTTACTGGTTGATAAATACCCTGGTCCCCTGTATTATATGGAGCAGGCTGTGATGAACTGTAATACCCAGAGGGCTGTTGACCATTGAACCCAGGTTGTTGTTGCCCATTAAAGCCCCCTTCCATATTGTACCCTGATGACATTGTGGGTGCTACTTGAGCCACTGGTGGTGTGAATGGTGAGGGGGGCAGAGGATTTGATGTGGGCCCTGGAAATCTCTGTGCTCCTGGTGGTTGTTGAAACATGTTTGGAACAGGAGTTAATGTATCTGGAGGCATTGCATATCTCATTTTGCCAGCATCTTTTCTCCTAAAAGCATTCTGTGGTGTAGAACctgtaatgaaaacaaattattctTTTACagttaaatgtaaatattatatattgttgACAGCCTGACACATTAAAACACTTGATCTGTCAGATGGATTCTTATGTTATCATGAATACCTTAAACAGTAAGAACTAGAAGTATTAAAGTATTAAAGTTGACGGTGATAGGAAAAATTTAAGATAATTGTGAACATTTCATGGCAATtactttttaatgatattttttacatttcatttatttCGGTACGATGCTGATAAATAATGTGATacgaaaaataaagaaaaacaatatatcAACACCCCATGTGAGAACAAAGTTTTTATGGCTTCATATAcataatttcaatgtttttttccttcctttttttttacatacacatTGTTGTTTGAGGTCAATTGTTGTAATGGCTTCCAATAGTCTAGTCAAAATCTGTTATagtataatttatttaaaagaatgcaTGTTTGCATTTTTAAGTACAGAGAGTAAAATATTAATGTCTTTTTGAACTATATCAGTACCATATAATTTGTTAATTTAACGCTATTCAAAGATAATTCTTAAAAATCAATATGCAAATGTATAGATCTATAACCTGTAGATGGTGGCCCACCATGTCTTGGTATCTGTCCAGGTGTTCCAAACCCAGGCATCTGGCCAGGTGTTCCCATACCGGGTATTTGGCCAGGTGTTCTCATTCCAGGAAATTGCCCTGGTGTTCCCATTTGTCCTGGCCCTGGACTAGATCTCTGTGGGGGAGTCTGACTGTTGAACCTTTGTGGTATTGAACTCTGCGGAGGAGTCTGACTGTTGAACCTTTGTGGTATTGAACTGGGTATTTGTTTTGAAGGAAAAGGGTTGTGTCCCACATTAGCAAAGGGGTCTGAACCACCAACATTCTGGAAGGGATTATTACTAGGCTCTTGTCCAACAAAACTGTCTGCTTCTCCTTCTTCTTCTGTAATAAATAATATTGAGGAATGTAAATAAGGTTAAAATTACGAAATAATTTCTTGataaataataacatttattacatgtatatacataatcCATTCAAGTTAGGTTAGCAACATTAAAACTAGTAAATATTACATTGTACTTAATTAAGGaaatcatttatgtaaaaaagatCAAAAAATAGATTTTGCATTTATTGCAAATCTTCAACCACCTAACAATACACCAACAACACAgacaaagaaacagaaaaaatattgcattcacaaggaaaatacaattgaacataaaaactaaaaaaattaagGCACcttcacaatatataaaaatgtacacTGACAAGAAAAGTGGTTTTGTTGAATTAAATGTAAAGTAGTGAAGATACATTTAGGAAAAAGGCTGAGGCTAGAAGCACAAAATATTGGTTCACCAAAAACCTGCAAGCCAGGAGTGTAATGGTGAAAATAaagtatacatttgtaaatatcaGGACATTATAGCAATGTGAAATAAGCAAAGACATTCAAGAACCTTGGTCATCTGTGTTTGACTCATCTTGTGAAGTTGTTCCTAAAATAGTCAATAAAAAGGTGAAAatgtaatacaaatgtatattatttgagcaattattaacattaaaaaacttttaaaaaagaccAATAAATTAGGAAAATGTTATAATGTGTATTTCAAAATCCTCAGATAACTGAAAATTGACTGattgattaataaatatttaagacAGAGTCATGGCATATTGGTATCATGACAAACTGAATATTGGACaatgacatatagtttaaatATCGTCAAGGGTTAGTTTTTCTTGACCAGTTCTAaccagaaaattaaaaaatttgtttgttgGTCGGTACATACAACAGTTAGAATGCAGACAAAacgaaatatcaaattttaaagtggtataactcaagaacagtaaaagtgatagaGAGCACAAATgagaacatttgatttttttcaaatttgagtgTTAAATTTAGAGTGCAAAAACTTGAACTTGATTCATGTTTGGTGTTAACAAGAaatgtatataagtttcataacaattgGTTGAGGCAAAGTAAAGTTATATTGTAGAATGTGGTGACTGCATATtcaacattttttgttaaatcatttaTATTGGATATAAACCCCAAAACAGTGAATTGATGCCACCAAAATTTCTAACATGATTGGTGtttggtggtaataagcattgtgttcataacatttggtaacagcaaaataaaatttgagaatAGAAACTAATTGAAAGATGAAAGACAGggagatgtacatgtacatgggtAAAAATATTTGCCTTCTTTATGTCATGTATATTCAATTTTATGCTTGAAACAgtatttcttaaaaataaaatgcCAAAGCTTCAAAAATTTTAAGAATGTTTGCAGAGTTATTGATGTCTAAAACTTTAACTTGTTTAACACCCCATTAAAAATATTGATtcagagtaaaaaaaaatctgtataccCATAATTCTATTTTCTTTAGCCATATCAACAATACATATAGGTTTCTACATCATTCGAGTAAGATATGAAAACTAAATTTTCCCTGCTTATACACAGTATGAGCCACTGATATCATTTTGacctttaatttttaaacattgaaTATCATTCTAAACATTTGCAAATCTTATTCACAAATTCTTTACAAATATCATCTCTTGAATATATTAAATGCAACATTATCAACAAGTTCTAAATGCATATGCAATATTTCTTGAAATCTGAAACATTGCTCTATTATggatatgttccggaccatatgagtatttggaccatacgcgtatggtcatgaccatatgcgtatactcatatggtccgaccatacacgtatggtccgaccgtatgcgtatggtcggaccatatgagtataatactcgtttggttattaacgggccggaccatatgagtatttggaccatataggtatatttatttttccaaattacattataaacgtttcaataatacaagaactttatctaaaaaaaacagtgatggtttaaaacatgacaattttttaattttataataaaaaaaactacgtaaaaatttaatattgatgccatagttagttttcatcgctagttacattagtgcatgtaggcttggatgacattcacttccacacagtatcatagcttttttgcatttgcaagttttGTGCACGATCTTtttcatttacacattttgtttgcgagtgaaaaacaagccttttttgcagctgcgtacagtgataccgaggtctttggCAATTCTGATGTCTacagtgtttttaagaagctctagatctcaaatatcgtaaaatggttgactgcaatacaccatcttcacaacacaacttaaataaactaatagtatgctactttccagtgacttcttatgtaacagttcattaagaactttttggaatttaattttttagtcgacatattgccatttactcgtaataacaaatcggttatgaccatcggtataaaatgtgtttactttaaatttgacaattaagtaaaattaacaatgtgaaacttcttatttttatttagcttatctttttattataatataacgataaaattacctatatgatagcatCTTttgaatgaacggtcataccatatgaagagtttagaagtattaaaagtaaactgtaacagagtgttaattaccccgaccatacgcgtatggtcggaccatatgagtatatacccatatgatcatgaccatacgcgtatggtctaaatactcatatggtccggaacatattcaTGTACTTCactgtaaaattaattgtattgacaGAATTGAAATagtaaacatattttgttcaaatgTGGAATTAAATGCAGCTCCAATGGAAGTAATGAAGTTGAATCCTAACATtagcagataaaaaaaaatgcagagtCACATTATGGTATCTATATATGTCCATATGGTTTGCTGAAAAGTCTAttatttatcattaattttatgattttcaatttatttatgattttttttattcgatatctataaaaatacaaatatcttATCAACATGTTTTCCTCCACAAATACAACATAATGCCACAATCATTTTTGAGTATTTTACAGTCAATATACTTTACTTTCATATCATGATTTAACTAAAATTTAAAGACATCACAAAGATAAATAAATCAGAACCTGAATCTAGCAGTGAAGGTTCACTTTGAACGACAGGCATCAGAAGATTCTGATTATCAGGAGGATTAAGGGTTAAACCCCCTCCAGCAGGCATTAGTAGAAGCGGTGGAGGTGTAGAGTCTTTATTTCCTCTATCTGCCATAAGTGTTTCTGCTGTCAAGAATCGGCACACGTCATTGACAACTCTTCGGTATTGGAGACAATTAAAGTGTAAATTTGATCTTAGTCGCAAAGGCACTTGAAGTAACGTCAAGATAGACCTTAATTGGAAGCATCGGAAAGACTCAGATTTGTTTACAGACGAAATGAAACTAAAAATGCCTTGCTACATATCGCATTTGTTTGATTTCTCTCAGTACCTTTAAGAGTGTCCGACTGGCAGCAAAATCAAAGACTGAAGATGAATAAAACTTCGAATCAGGAGACACCTCGTAATGACGGTTTTCcctatatatttttgattatatttttagaCCTCCCGGTTTGTCCTATGATGTTGAACTGTTggaaaaatatttgtcacttcTCCCGTTTGGCAGTAAAACACTATGGAAGGGCATCCGTATTGAAATGAAGGATGTGTAATTGATTGAGAATCTTTAACATTTTATACCATATCTATTTTTTACCATGATTATTTCGTACCATATTGTATACTAGAAAATCTCTATGAATgcctttatatacatgtaccatatgGACTATGCACTTATATATACCCCCCTAGTCTTATAATTTCGTTTCTATGATAATCTTGTTAATTTcggaagcaggacaaatcgccccactggcaaaacACCCCACACCAAAttgccccactttttcaccaactcgccccactattaaaaaaatcgccccaaacaggtttaccaactcgccccactttttaaaaaatagccTCACTTGTGAAGAGGGTTAAATCCTTCCCcggtcaactcgccccactttttaaaaaatagccTCACTTGTGAAGAGGGTTAAATCCTTCCCcggtcaactcgccccactttttaaaaaatagccTCACTTGTGAAGAGGGTTAAATCCTTCCCcggtcaactcgccccactttttaaaaaatagccTCACTTGTGAAGAGGGTTAAATCCTTCCCcggtcaactcgccccacttattgaaaaaaggtaaaatctacTTCAATATATAATTTTCTGGTCTTCCATCAAGCCCCACTCAGagacatgtatgtatttatatgtctctgcccCAATTAAATGAACACTAACTTACAAAGAACACCAAATGAAACGAAATTtattaaaccattattttttaagttgaatgatcatgatgatgtttaacattcttaaaatataattgcaaatacaTTTTCGTATCATTCATTGGAGAATAACTTTATACTTGTAAGCTTAGTtgtataacaattgaaaagaaaccttTTAATTGTATCATAATCATACAATTTAGGATTTCAATTAACAGCAATTTGATGTTATAGCACTTCACCAAGGATTTCATAGGTATTGAAGTGGGACAGGGACATTGATATACAACGGGATTGCATCTTTTTTCATAAGCGGGCGAGTTGACACTAATAAATTCATTGTGGTTTATCTATTTGTCCCGAGTGGGGCTAGTCAGCAAACCTTATTTCAGCGGGATTTCAacccttttcataagtggggtATGTTGTTCAACCTTTTTGCAATGGGATTTTAccctttttcataagtggggcgagttagtaaacaagagtggggcgattttttataaagtgggaCGAGTTtttgaaaaagtggggcgatttgccagtggggcgaaTTGTCATTGATTATTAATTTCATTAGCATAACTTTCACGGCCAGCATTATATGACTTTCTATAAACTTCTACTTCTTTAGGTATATCCAGTTATCCGtcaaattttcaattaatatgaggcaggcattacctgtgaatggagACGAAATCTGTgtgaataatttttttaattcaaacatgttaataaaagaaacggaaataccgtaacatttccgattttggttctgttgttaagAATTTAGTTGTgatgttatttaagttatgacgtcatattcaatgtaaacaaaggaaagctgtcatcaggtaacgtttttttcgtaacaatcaattattaaaaaagaattGGTATTGATTTCCTTCCTTATATTTTACTAAACTGATAAATATATCtattattcaaagtctcatgcgaACAAGACAggaaaaggaagtagatttctgcgcagatgctgggatttaaaaaagtctgaaaaaaagttaaggattttgagttcattagtacatgAAGAATGAAAATTTTGGGAATtttccccaattttttttttttttttactttgatttttCTACCATTATTGTGTATTTCGTCCCCATGTTACCAAAGTTCTGCTGTagatacaaataaatttttacaaataattcaaaaaataaatactaAACAAGAAAATATggtttgaaaattatataatttacaaaaaaaatacatataactaCTAGAAATTACTGTTCAAATTTGTACTAAGAGAACAGTCATGACAGTGGATATAATAAGCTATGATTACAGAACGGTTATTATTTTGACTATAATCTACAAATGTAGATCTGTATAAACAAACACTTAAATTGTTATTGAATTAATTTGAATTTGTATAAATTCAGCACCATTTATGTGCTACAAAATGTATTCTTCAGTATTGAAGTCATATTGACCTAAAGAAGCTGATATGGATATTGCAGACTGCATTCATTGACTCATATATGTACAttacattaaatacattttcctGTTATAAAAAATTCAGAAAGGAAATATTTAGAAACATTAAAATGTTGGAATAAAGGGTTTTAACCCAatttgtacatttatatactTGTACTAAGTCAGTTTAAATGTATTCAATGATTCAATACTCAATAAATAATATTTGAACAGGAGTGAAAATACACTGTCAAAAAATTTGAGTCATGAATTTAAAGTAAAGAAGTGATTTGGTCCAACTGAATAAGGTTCAAAATTAGCACTTCAGAAGCtctcaaaagatttcaagacccccttaacataaaagtgtccatattttgagttagagctgatgaagttttctataattttgatataaattgtcCAGAAAGTAGTACAACAGACTGTAAAAAGTTTATTGaaaaagcgcaggtgggattttttaaattttcatttattgtctaaaagaaatgcactacgaaataattgtagTCTGGGACCAGATGTATGTCTTGTTTGCTCTGGTTTAAAACAAACTCTTGCatgcttgaaaaaaataaaaattattttctccTGATTGAATTCAGTTATATACATAAGTTTTTGTATAACATattaaattttccattttttgtaagTGATCATACTCacatatattgaaattaaaacaataatgtAATATTCCATGCTCTTTATTTAGGAGTGTCAGTGTTTGGATATTTTAAATCTGAGTTGACAAGAGGTTACCTGCTGGAAAGTAATCAAGAAAAGTTTACAGAAAGAAGACAGAGAGTGTATACATTTATGAAAACACCAAGGGAACTTGAAAAGGTAAgttatttttatacccccgctttaaaaaagggggggtatactgttttacctctgtctgtcagtccgtccgtcagtctgtccgtccatcagtccgtcagtccgtcagtcagtccgtcccacgaaacttcgtcacatttttctcaggaactacacatccaccctttctgtaatttggtatcaacatttatatatgtcagccataccgtgtgatgcattttcagattcatcacttgacaacttcctgtttaccgaacacttgtatgattttacacatgatagccaagttgaaaattttcgtcacatttttctcaggaactacaacacaaggatttctgtaatttggtttcaggatttatataagtcagctataccgtgtgatgcgttttcagattcatcactcgacaacttcctgtttaccgaacacttgtatgattttacacatgatagccaagttgaaaattttcgtcacatttttctcaggaactacaatacaaggatttctgaaatttggtttcaggattaatataagtcagctataccgtgtgatacgttttcagattcatcactcaacaacttcctgtttaccgaacacttgtatgattttacacatgatagccaagttgaaaatttttgtcacatttttctcaggaactacaatacaaggatttctgaaatttggtttcaggatttatataactcagctataccgtgtgatgcgttttcagattcatcacttgacaacttcctgtttaccgaacacttgcatatttttaaactattaatattatccacttgcggcgggggtatcatcagtgagcagtagctcgcagtttcacttgttatttttaaattcagaaatataaCTGAACTAAGCTTGAATAAACCAATAgcgttgatcatgttgattgtaGAAGTTTACATACTAGAAGTTTCcaaatgttttacttatataagtacTATTATAATAGTACATCTGTCTCCTATTTTCAAATAAAAGgatattttacatacatgtagtttGAATGTTAAATTTTCTGACTATTGTCTGTATATAAATAATACCTGGCATGACTGGTTCAATTATCTTTTGTTTAGATATTTGTGATGATtaaccaaaaaaggaaaaaaagaatatatatttatattttcaaatgattGTATCTTTCAATATAATTGCTTGTTATGAGTTTGCTGTGTCcatttttattatacatttgATCTGTGATGGGATATTCTGTGTTTATGCATGAGATATacgtatagattataacatgcccttttccatattggccctggtatcatccagAGACTCCCATATCAGCCTCGAGGCTttccgagggccgatatgggttgagggatgataccagggccaatatggaaatgacatgttataatctatttatcacatatttaagttctgcagaaaaaagttcaattttaacaatttaatgaaacataataggtaaaaatctgaaaaattttatcacaaaagtGTCGTTAAGGATgaaatgacgtcacgtcatttggaatcagggcacaataaCCAATAACCTCTTTTTTGCCTCGGGAATTTTGAGgttattacatatgcaaaaccTGACGTATTCATATttgtaacaaatatgtgataataaGTGTTACTTATAAGAAATAATTACAAACgtttttcgttattttacttACTCATGTTTAGAATCTTGTTGATTGTTTTTAGTCACATTTGATTTTATGTTGGTactatatttatagattttatatacatatttcatttttattttcatttctattttcagtTCTTGTTTTATGGGTATTTGCACTTAATGGATGCATtcctatttatttttacattcctACCTCTCAGAATACTTGTAGCATTCCTCAAGATATTAACTCATCCATGTGGGCTACTCTCATCAAGGTaattaatatatacatatgataGTTCCAGCATTCTTTACCATACATATGACATAGTCGAGTAGGCAAATGGTTTTAAACTGGTAACTTTTTGGGGCCCTTGATAGcatgctgttcggtttgagccaaggctctgtgttgaagactgtaccttgacctataatggtttgcttttataaattgtgacttggatggagagttgtctcctggcactcataccacatcttctaatatctaacTAAAGGTTACATGTAGGATCAGCGTGATCTttcatttattaattatttttgtatagtTTTCGCAGAATCTCAGTAGAACAAAACTTTGGCAGCTTCATTCCAACATACAAATTTTGATTTCTTGCACATTCCCCTAAACTTCATAGGTCGTACTGCTTATATTATAATGTCACAGTAAAAACCAAGTGTTCGATGATGTTAGTTATTCCGAATGACCTGGAGACAACCAGT
The window above is part of the Mytilus galloprovincialis chromosome 4, xbMytGall1.hap1.1, whole genome shotgun sequence genome. Proteins encoded here:
- the LOC143071791 gene encoding triacylglycerol hydrolase DDHD2-like isoform X1 yields the protein MADRGNKDSTPPPLLLMPAGGGLTLNPPDNQNLLMPVVQSEPSLLDSGTTSQDESNTDDQEEEGEADSFVGQEPSNNPFQNVGGSDPFANVGHNPFPSKQIPSSIPQRFNSQTPPQSSIPQRFNSQTPPQRSSPGPGQMGTPGQFPGMRTPGQIPGMGTPGQMPGFGTPGQIPRHGGPPSTGSTPQNAFRRKDAGKMRYAMPPDTLTPVPNMFQQPPGAQRFPGPTSNPLPPSPFTPPVAQVAPTMSSGYNMEGGFNGQQQPGFNGQQPSGYYSSSQPAPYNTGDQGIYQPVTPHWCYSKRVELKECWFTFSLMDSIKLEEAYNSGNDTIDIPTDGGRYDVNIFQRTKKSVYWDDDMPSSVRRCTWFFKRESDSRYVPYEEQFAQQIENEYRNAVLNNTWHKRLEFPGGETIVMHNANVIVHFTASSQPDEWGMVQGMSPMVGEGMRPRVVKRGVEDFATIEDGEPSQVDHVVFVVHGIGKFCDVKFRNIVECVDDFRSISLELQNSHFRKYKDENRIGRVEFLPVLWHSVLHGDATGVDQRLKAITLPSTQKLRNFVNDTLMDILFYTSPVYAQCIADTVGTEMNRLYQLFCNRNPSFQGAVSVAGHSLGCCVLFDLLLHQKDEDIDDTPTQEQYVPPTQPEVIQPVETLNGEVEEDTEEESEMTLEDLLAKVGLKEKVKVFNDEQIDMEALTMCSESDLKDLGLPMGPRKKLQGILKEEQQKKVNKKQSADKKKKAEEERRIRQQIEQEMEKQQEASQQSSPHRSSSMTVDYLLGSAGTGQPSVKYPQLDFQPNSLFAFGSPIGIFLSARGVQNIGEDFKLPTCPRVFNVFHPFDPVVSMKLVFIIIIVQKNNC